A portion of the Pleurocapsa minor HA4230-MV1 genome contains these proteins:
- a CDS encoding bifunctional orotidine-5'-phosphate decarboxylase/orotate phosphoribosyltransferase, producing the protein MNFTAKLHQAIATNNSLLIVGLDPNPEMMPSEYFQSQDLLKDLETWLLWVIESTSDRVCAYKPTLGFYEALGMAGLQLLARILAAIPKSLPVILDAKHSDLNTSTVFAKAIFEQWQVDAVTLTPFAGQDHAAPFLVYTDKAVFILAHTSNPKAETLQRYPSFEQPFYLQVVQEAQSWATPEQLYLEVGTTNTEVLGKIRAIAPERTILLRSLWSKKNNLEALINIGLNSMGEGLLIPIPQDFLASNHLASEVAHLNQKLNTYRVAKTNQAASCDLWTPDVCLLTFHPYQALILELFDIGCLLFGEYVQASGATFSYYIDLRKIISNPHLFNQVLDAYGDIVRQLEFDRIAGIPYGALPTATGLALNLQRPMIFPRKEVKAHGTRRLIEGNFHPGEKVVVIDDILISGKSVMEGAEKLKSAGLKIEDIVVFIDHEGGVKDRLRDNGYRAHSVLSISEITDTLYEAGRINQEQYNSFKENH; encoded by the coding sequence ATGAATTTTACAGCAAAACTCCATCAGGCGATCGCCACTAACAACAGCCTGTTGATCGTCGGACTCGATCCTAATCCTGAAATGATGCCATCAGAGTATTTTCAGAGTCAGGATCTGCTGAAAGATTTGGAAACCTGGTTATTGTGGGTGATTGAATCAACAAGCGATCGCGTCTGTGCCTACAAGCCAACTTTGGGGTTCTATGAAGCATTAGGTATGGCAGGATTGCAGTTATTAGCACGAATTTTGGCAGCGATACCCAAGTCTCTACCCGTAATTTTGGATGCCAAACACAGCGATCTTAATACCAGTACTGTCTTTGCTAAAGCGATCTTTGAACAGTGGCAGGTTGATGCTGTTACTCTAACTCCTTTCGCTGGACAAGATCATGCAGCGCCATTTTTGGTTTATACCGACAAAGCAGTGTTTATTCTGGCTCATACTTCCAATCCCAAAGCGGAGACTTTGCAGAGATATCCTAGTTTCGAGCAGCCATTTTATCTCCAGGTAGTTCAAGAAGCGCAATCCTGGGCAACTCCCGAACAGCTATATTTAGAGGTGGGGACAACTAACACTGAAGTATTAGGTAAAATTAGAGCGATCGCTCCTGAAAGAACAATTTTGCTACGTAGTCTGTGGAGTAAAAAAAATAATTTAGAAGCGTTAATTAATATCGGTTTAAACAGCATGGGAGAAGGGTTGTTGATTCCCATTCCCCAAGATTTTTTAGCGAGCAATCATCTAGCGTCAGAAGTGGCTCATCTCAATCAAAAGCTCAATACCTATCGCGTAGCAAAAACCAATCAGGCTGCAAGCTGCGATCTTTGGACTCCTGATGTTTGCTTACTCACTTTTCACCCCTATCAAGCTTTAATTCTCGAACTGTTTGATATTGGTTGTTTGCTTTTTGGCGAGTATGTTCAAGCATCGGGGGCAACCTTTTCTTACTACATCGATCTGCGCAAAATTATTTCTAATCCCCATCTATTTAATCAGGTGTTGGATGCCTATGGTGATATCGTACGGCAGCTAGAATTTGATCGCATTGCTGGTATTCCTTATGGTGCATTACCCACGGCGACAGGATTAGCTTTAAATCTTCAACGTCCAATGATTTTTCCCCGCAAGGAGGTTAAGGCACACGGTACTAGGCGTTTAATTGAGGGGAATTTTCACCCAGGCGAAAAAGTAGTGGTAATCGACGATATCCTAATTAGTGGCAAAAGCGTCATGGAAGGGGCAGAAAAACTAAAATCTGCGGGTTTAAAGATCGAGGATATTGTAGTATTTATCGACCATGAAGGAGGTGTCAAAGACAGATTAAGAGACAATGGCTATCGCGCTCATTCTGTATTGAGTATTTCCGAAATTACCGACACTCTCTATGAGGCGGGTAGAATTAATCAAGAACAATATAATTCTTTTAAAGAGAATCATTAA
- a CDS encoding MOSC domain-containing protein has product MIVSKLCVYPLKSAQGIELQQVQVETKGFVGDREMMLVAGNGRFITQRQFPQLAKIQVTIVEQSITLQVIDHTFPSITFISPLDGALIEVEIWRDRFLAIDQGNEVAQWFHQFLNLPGDKVCRLVKQSSAHSRLLEKKYPSEEDRLLSLADNYPVMLTATASLMELNQRIIEIHQQRSQAISMKRFRPNIVIETIEPFIEDSWRLIQIGEIQFGLLKPCSRCIITTIDQNNGAKNSLKEPLNTLGTFRQLSEQGVMFGVNLIPQNEGMIRVGDRLEVLETR; this is encoded by the coding sequence ATGATTGTCTCGAAACTTTGTGTTTATCCTCTTAAATCTGCTCAAGGAATTGAGCTACAACAGGTGCAGGTAGAAACTAAAGGATTTGTTGGCGATCGCGAAATGATGCTTGTTGCGGGAAATGGTAGGTTTATCACTCAAAGACAGTTTCCTCAGTTGGCGAAGATCCAAGTCACAATTGTCGAACAAAGTATCACTTTACAGGTAATAGATCATACTTTTCCGTCGATTACTTTTATTTCTCCTTTAGATGGTGCGTTAATCGAAGTAGAAATCTGGCGCGATCGCTTTTTGGCGATCGATCAGGGAAATGAAGTAGCTCAGTGGTTTCATCAGTTTTTAAATCTGCCAGGGGATAAAGTTTGTCGTTTAGTTAAACAGTCTTCAGCACATAGTCGCTTATTAGAGAAGAAATATCCTAGCGAAGAGGATCGGCTGTTGAGTTTGGCAGATAATTATCCTGTGATGCTGACAGCTACCGCTTCTTTAATGGAACTCAACCAAAGAATTATTGAAATTCATCAACAGCGTAGTCAAGCAATATCCATGAAACGTTTTCGTCCTAATATAGTTATAGAAACTATTGAGCCATTTATTGAAGACTCCTGGAGATTAATTCAAATTGGCGAGATTCAGTTTGGGCTGCTAAAACCTTGTAGTCGCTGTATCATCACCACGATCGATCAAAATAACGGTGCGAAAAATAGCTTAAAAGAACCATTAAATACCCTCGGAACTTTTCGCCAATTAAGCGAGCAGGGAGTTATGTTTGGCGTTAATCTGATTCCTCAGAATGAAGGTATGATCCGAGTAGGCGATCGCCTAGAAGTTTTAGAAACTAGATGA
- a CDS encoding 7-carboxy-7-deazaguanine synthase QueE: MNTATEIITYPVVETFHSLQGEGYWTGVNAFFIRLGGCDVHCPWCDTKHSWNPQRHPQQSAQDLTLIAQSVNPAIVIITGGEPLMHDLFPLTTALKNARLQVHLETSGAHPLTGDFDWITFSPKQFKAPHPSIYDRASELKVVVTGEYDLKWAEQQARLVPKSTLCYLQPEWNSPESKSLIFDYILQHPQWRISLQTHKLLDIQ, translated from the coding sequence TTGAACACTGCGACTGAAATCATTACCTATCCCGTTGTCGAAACCTTTCATTCTTTGCAAGGAGAGGGTTATTGGACAGGAGTGAACGCCTTTTTTATTCGTTTAGGCGGATGCGATGTTCATTGTCCTTGGTGCGACACCAAACACTCCTGGAATCCTCAACGTCATCCCCAGCAGTCGGCACAAGATTTGACCCTCATAGCTCAATCAGTTAATCCAGCGATCGTGATTATTACTGGCGGAGAGCCGTTGATGCACGATTTGTTTCCTTTAACTACAGCTCTAAAAAATGCAAGATTGCAGGTTCATTTAGAAACTTCTGGCGCTCATCCTTTGACGGGAGATTTTGATTGGATTACCTTTTCTCCTAAGCAGTTTAAAGCGCCTCATCCGAGCATTTACGATCGCGCTAGTGAATTAAAAGTCGTGGTCACTGGCGAATATGATTTAAAATGGGCAGAACAACAGGCGCGTTTAGTCCCTAAATCTACCTTGTGTTACCTACAGCCTGAATGGAACTCTCCTGAGAGTAAAAGTTTGATTTTTGACTATATTTTGCAACATCCTCAGTGGCGTATTAGCCTGCAAACACATAAACTATTGGATATTCAGTAG
- a CDS encoding NUDIX hydrolase, giving the protein MKIDSKTIAKNNSKLEKLADFKVGVDNVIFSVDTTYNRVLVLLRKRDEDPFNHYWSLPGTLVRQGESLTDAAYRTLAEKIQVDNLYLEQLYSFGDPGRDPRENPDSFGVRYLSVSYFALVRYEAAKIINKNNYDISWHKVNEIPSLAFDHDNILNYGWNRLKNKLQYSPIAFDVLPTEFTLNEVYQLYCTILGEHFADYSNFRSRLLKLGFLSDTGKKVCRGAGRPASLYKFDSEAFLPLKDQPLLFI; this is encoded by the coding sequence ATGAAAATTGATTCTAAGACTATAGCAAAAAATAATAGTAAATTAGAAAAGCTAGCTGATTTTAAAGTTGGTGTGGATAACGTGATCTTTTCGGTAGATACTACTTATAATCGTGTACTAGTTTTATTGCGAAAAAGAGATGAAGATCCTTTTAATCATTATTGGAGTTTGCCAGGAACTTTAGTACGTCAAGGAGAATCACTTACTGATGCTGCTTATCGAACTTTAGCCGAAAAAATTCAGGTAGATAATCTATATTTAGAACAGCTATATTCTTTTGGCGATCCTGGTAGAGATCCTCGCGAAAATCCAGATAGTTTTGGAGTTAGATATTTATCTGTTAGTTACTTTGCTTTAGTTAGATATGAAGCAGCAAAAATAATTAATAAAAATAATTATGACATTTCTTGGCATAAAGTAAATGAAATTCCCTCACTAGCTTTTGACCACGATAATATTCTCAATTATGGCTGGAATCGTTTAAAAAATAAACTTCAATATAGTCCAATTGCTTTTGATGTTTTACCAACAGAATTTACTTTAAACGAAGTTTATCAACTTTACTGCACAATTTTAGGTGAACATTTTGCTGACTATTCTAATTTTCGCTCTCGCTTATTAAAGCTAGGATTTTTATCAGATACAGGAAAGAAAGTATGTCGAGGTGCTGGTCGTCCCGCAAGTTTATATAAGTTTGATTCAGAGGCTTTTTTACCCTTGAAAGATCAACCTTTACTATTTATTTAA
- a CDS encoding NAD+ synthase codes for MKIAIAQLNPTIGDITNNAQEILAAAREAAEQNIRLLLTPELSLCGYPPRDLLLDPGFVESIAQELKAIANLLPENMAVLIGTVEINPHAASKGQKPLYNSMALLDGGIKQVFHKRLLPTYDVFDEDRYFEPGYEANYFTLDGTKFGVSICEDLWNDERFWGKRSYEVNPIEELAQLGVDVIVNLSASPYTVGKQQLREAILHHAATAYQTPILYVNQVGGNDDLVFDGNSVALNRAGEIVDRAQGFDTDLIIVELAALISNSYDPATFKTGETESENAEIFSALVLGVKDYARKCGFRQAILGLSGGIDSALVAAIASEALGAENVLGVLMPSPYSSEHSISDAVDLVNNLRIRRQKLEIKAAMEAYDRLLEPMFTGTEFGIAEENIQSRIRGNLLMAIANKFGYLLLSTGNKSEMAVGYCTLYGDMNGGLAVIADVPKTRVFELCRWLNREQEVIPSNIITKPPSAELKPDQKDADSLPDYEILDDILERMICQHQSSAEIVAGGHDPEIVSKVRALVTRAEFKRRQAPPGIKITDRAFGTGWRMPIAKRLPII; via the coding sequence ATGAAGATAGCGATCGCACAACTAAATCCCACTATCGGCGACATTACTAATAATGCCCAGGAGATACTTGCTGCTGCTAGAGAGGCAGCGGAACAAAATATCCGTTTATTACTAACCCCTGAACTATCTCTTTGTGGCTATCCTCCTAGAGATCTATTACTCGATCCTGGTTTTGTTGAGTCGATCGCTCAAGAGTTAAAAGCGATCGCCAATCTGCTCCCTGAAAACATGGCGGTGTTGATCGGTACAGTAGAAATTAATCCTCATGCAGCTTCTAAAGGACAAAAACCGTTGTATAACAGCATGGCGCTATTAGATGGAGGTATTAAACAAGTCTTTCATAAGCGCTTATTGCCCACTTATGATGTATTTGATGAGGATCGTTATTTTGAACCTGGATATGAGGCTAATTATTTCACCCTCGATGGCACAAAGTTTGGGGTAAGTATCTGCGAAGATTTATGGAATGATGAGCGCTTTTGGGGTAAACGCAGCTATGAAGTTAACCCGATTGAAGAGTTGGCACAATTAGGCGTAGATGTAATTGTTAATCTGTCGGCTTCTCCCTACACGGTAGGTAAGCAGCAACTAAGGGAAGCGATATTGCACCATGCAGCAACTGCTTATCAAACGCCAATTTTATATGTCAATCAGGTGGGGGGAAATGATGATCTGGTATTTGACGGTAACAGCGTGGCGTTGAATCGTGCAGGGGAAATAGTCGATCGCGCTCAAGGTTTTGATACGGATTTAATTATAGTGGAATTGGCTGCGTTAATTTCCAACTCCTATGATCCTGCTACTTTTAAGACAGGGGAAACAGAATCAGAAAATGCAGAAATATTTAGCGCCTTAGTATTAGGAGTTAAAGACTACGCCAGGAAGTGTGGTTTCCGCCAGGCGATCTTAGGCTTGAGTGGTGGAATCGATTCGGCTTTAGTAGCAGCGATCGCCTCTGAGGCTTTAGGTGCAGAGAATGTATTAGGGGTATTGATGCCATCTCCCTATAGTTCCGAGCATTCTATCAGTGATGCAGTGGATCTAGTGAATAATTTGAGAATAAGAAGGCAGAAACTGGAAATTAAAGCAGCAATGGAGGCTTACGATCGCCTACTTGAGCCGATGTTTACTGGAACAGAATTCGGGATTGCCGAAGAGAATATCCAGTCGCGGATTCGGGGTAATTTATTAATGGCGATCGCCAATAAGTTTGGTTATCTTTTGCTCTCTACGGGTAATAAATCAGAGATGGCGGTTGGTTACTGTACTCTCTACGGCGATATGAATGGCGGGTTAGCAGTAATTGCTGATGTGCCAAAAACCAGAGTATTTGAACTGTGTCGCTGGTTGAACCGTGAACAGGAAGTCATCCCTAGCAATATTATTACTAAACCTCCTAGTGCCGAATTAAAACCAGATCAAAAAGATGCCGACTCCTTGCCCGACTATGAAATCTTAGATGATATTCTAGAACGCATGATCTGCCAGCATCAATCCTCAGCAGAAATAGTAGCAGGTGGACA